A single genomic interval of Salinarchaeum sp. IM2453 harbors:
- a CDS encoding dihydrofolate reductase, whose translation MPANFTIVVAVAQNGIIGRDGQMPWHYPKDLEHFKETTMGCPVIVGRKTFESIYDRIGSPLPGRTNIVLSRSDPELPEDVILASSIQEAKQKAAEHGSEAFVIGGAAIYEEFLPDVDRMIVTIIHSRYEGDTQFPMWPPDEKTWTVADRSDHDELSFVTYERTEP comes from the coding sequence ATGCCTGCTAATTTCACTATTGTTGTCGCTGTTGCACAGAACGGTATCATCGGTCGTGATGGTCAAATGCCGTGGCACTATCCAAAAGATCTTGAACACTTTAAGGAAACAACTATGGGCTGTCCGGTAATTGTTGGCCGCAAAACATTTGAAAGTATTTACGACCGCATTGGGTCTCCTCTACCAGGTCGAACTAATATCGTGCTTTCCCGGTCTGACCCTGAGTTACCAGAAGATGTTATCCTTGCTTCTTCAATCCAGGAAGCGAAACAAAAAGCTGCAGAACATGGAAGCGAAGCGTTTGTTATCGGTGGCGCAGCAATATATGAGGAATTCCTTCCAGACGTTGACCGTATGATCGTGACGATTATCCATAGCCGCTATGAAGGTGATACCCAGTTCCCGATGTGGCCACCTGATGAGAAAACATGGACTGTTGCTGACCGATCTGATCATGACGAACTTTCGTTTGTCACATACGAGCGCACTGAGCCTTAG
- a CDS encoding AAA family ATPase yields the protein METPLWTTAYAPNIEDIPQEIAQKQLRGAVDNPVNLLVHGPPGAGKTAGVRALVREAHEDPDNDFIEINVADFFNRNKTDIKNDPRFASFLTGKSGLSKRDMINHVLKESASYSPVTGSYKTLLLDNAEGIREDFQQALRRVMEQYHQNTQFVIATRQPTKLIPALRSRCVPVPMAAPSAEAIAEILQNIVEEEKIEYTEDGIEFIANYADGNIRKAILGAQATAYAEDKIDMNAAYQALDEIGPSEAIEAMLDAAESGEFKDARSELDDLLIKEGLSGNEILSQILATGRSRYDSSQLARLYQLAGEIDMNLAEGTNERVQIGRLLAEMGRKRQVQTEEQY from the coding sequence ATGGAAACACCACTGTGGACAACAGCATATGCGCCCAATATTGAGGATATTCCACAAGAAATAGCACAAAAACAGCTTCGGGGCGCTGTTGACAATCCGGTAAACTTGCTTGTTCATGGACCACCAGGTGCTGGGAAGACAGCCGGTGTACGGGCACTTGTAAGGGAGGCCCATGAGGACCCGGATAATGACTTTATTGAGATTAACGTAGCAGATTTTTTTAACCGCAATAAAACAGATATCAAGAACGATCCGCGATTTGCGTCGTTTCTGACAGGCAAAAGTGGTCTCTCGAAGCGAGATATGATCAACCATGTTCTCAAGGAATCAGCCAGTTATTCACCAGTGACAGGAAGTTACAAAACGTTACTGCTTGATAACGCAGAAGGGATCCGTGAAGACTTTCAGCAAGCACTTCGCCGGGTGATGGAACAGTATCACCAAAACACACAGTTTGTCATTGCGACCCGGCAGCCTACAAAACTAATTCCAGCACTTCGGTCTCGGTGCGTTCCTGTGCCTATGGCGGCACCGTCAGCAGAAGCGATTGCAGAGATTCTTCAGAACATTGTGGAAGAGGAAAAGATAGAGTACACAGAGGATGGAATTGAGTTTATCGCTAACTATGCGGATGGAAACATACGGAAGGCAATTCTAGGTGCACAGGCAACTGCGTACGCTGAGGATAAAATCGATATGAATGCAGCATATCAGGCACTTGATGAGATTGGACCAAGCGAGGCAATTGAAGCAATGCTTGACGCAGCTGAGTCGGGAGAGTTCAAAGATGCCCGTTCTGAGTTAGATGATCTGCTGATTAAAGAAGGATTATCTGGCAACGAAATACTATCGCAAATTCTTGCTACAGGCCGATCACGATACGATAGTAGCCAGCTCGCCAGATTATATCAACTCGCTGGAGAAATTGATATGAATCTCGCAGAAGGGACAAATGAGCGGGTGCAGATAGGACGGTTACTTGCTGAGATGGGCCGAAAGCGACAGGTACAGACCGAAGAACAGTACTAG